A window of Spirochaetia bacterium genomic DNA:
CAAAATAGATTGCCGAAAAGATACCTATCGAGATGAGGTCTTTTCCTTTTAGTCCTCCATTCTTACCGGTCTGTGAATCCATATGGTACTCCTATAAAAAGTCAATAGTTTCTACGGAAACTATCAAGCTCCGTTTGTTTTCTCCTCATAGGAGACCTTACCTTTAGGCCCCTATGACCTCCTCCGCACTCAGTGATCCCCCGACTTCCCTTACCATCAGGGATTCGTCGAACGGCCTCCTGCTGTTCAGGATCGCAAAGATGACCCTCGCCAGCTTACGCGTCGTGGCTATGATGGACTTCCCCGACCCCTTCGTTTCCTTCATCCTTCGGTAAGCCACCATCAGCCGCCAGCTGCCCGTCTTCTTGGACAGCCGCAGCATCCCCATCGTCGCCTGTACCAGCGCCGTGCGCAGCATCTGCGGCCCGTGCTTCGTTATCCTCCCCAGCAGGACCGTGTCGTTCGAGTTGTGTACCGACGGCACCAGCCCCGCATACGAGGCAAACTTCCTGAAGTCTCCCCCGAACCGTCCCTGCAGGTCACCCGCATAGGCCGCAATCGTCATCGCCGTGACCGCGCCGATCCCCGGCACCGTCCTGAGCAGCGCCACGTCCTCGTTCTCCCCGGCCGTCTCGGCCAGCTGCTTCTCCACTGCCTTGATTTGCTCCGCCAGGTCGTCTATAATGCCGAACAGAAGCTTGAGCGAAGCGGCGGCGGTCTGCGTGAATCCATGGTCTTCGAGATCTTTCAGCAGTCCCTGCCGCTTCCTCTTGCTCTGCAGCTGGCTGTGCCTCGTGTCGACCCCGTAGCCGAGCATCATCCCGTGGACCTGGTTCTTCACCTTCACCTGCGTGCTCACCAGGATGCTCCTGGCCTTCAGCAGCCGCCTGGCCTCCTCGCTCTGCTGGTCGCACAGGTGGCTCTGCGGGAGCATGTCCTTGTACAGGTAGTAGGCCAGCGTCCTCGCGTCGTTCCTGTCGTTCTTGCTCGTGCTCTCGCTGATGACCTTGAACCTGTTCGTGTTCACCACCGTCACGGCAAAGCCTTCCTTCTCGAACCTGTTCTTGAAGTACCGGGCGTTGCCCGTCGTCTCCACGGCAAGCCGTACCGGGCAGCCGTATGCCTCCTGCAGGCCATGCAGCCTCGCTGCCAGCTGTCCCAGCCCGTCATGCCCCCTGGTGACGTATGCCTTCTCCTCCACGGGCCTTTCCTCGTCTCCGTCCGCAAGGACGCATATCGTCACCTGCGTCTTGTGCAGGTCCACGCCTACGTCCAGCCTCTCCGTCCCTTCTTCCATGCCGTTTGCCATATCAGGCCTCCTCGCTTCAGTTTCCGGGCAGGACGGCTTCCGTTCGGTGATTCCTTCCAATCTCCTATCCGGCCTCAGCCGCATCGCTGCGGCGGACCACTGAGTGATTCGATGTAAACCCTTCCATTCTCCTTTGCGACATCAAGTGCCATTAGATATGCCGGACTTGCATCTCAGCCTTCCTGCCTGTACCTTCCAGTATAGACCCTCCAGCTCCTAGGTAATCACCAACTATTTACTTTTTATCACTCCTCCTTGATATGTTGCAGTTAGCTAATGCTAACTTAATGTGTTTTTATAAGGATGCCAAGAGGCATCCCGACTGTACCATATGGTATTTGAAGTCTTCTTTCTGCTCCATTTGGTCTTTTTTGTACCGTTTGGACAATTTTTTGTTTGCGAGATTCATTTGTGATGGTCAGATCGTAGGAGACCAAAAAAGTCATTCAAATGGCTTGTTGCCTACTGTGCTGCTGTTTGCTTAGATATTCTCTTGGACAGACTCCTTTATATTTCCTGAAGGTCTTTGTAAAGTAGCTGGCATCATGGAAACCTACATTGTAGGCTACATCGATGATGGAGAATGAAGTAGTGGCAAATTGTTCACAGGCACATTCGATCCTGTATGCATTGAGATAGTCTATAGGTGGCCTTCCTGTCATCTGTTTGAAGAAGGTACAGAAATATTTGCTGTCCATGCCAGCCAATTCTGCCAAGGTGGCGAGTGTCAATTGATCACTGTAATTCTCTTCAATGAATTGAAGGACTTTCTTGAATTTTCCCAGTTTTCTTGCTGCAATTAATTTCGTCATTTTTTGTTCTGTATAGAATTTTTTCCTTATTATCAGCCCGAAGATTGTATAGAGGCTGCCTAAGGCTAGGAATTCATAGCCTTCCCTTCGGTGGGACATTGCTTGGAACAAAAGGTCTACGGAGTGTTGGAAATCTTCATCAATAGGCAATTCTGTCCATACCTGCCGTTCCTTGCTGAGGAATTCTCCTATCTTTGCAGTACAGGCATTTGTGTCTTTTTGCAGGAGCCGAAGGTCAAAGACCAGGCATTCATAGCAGCAACCGAGGGGATGTCCGCTATGTAAGCAGCCTCCAGGAACATACAATAATGTTCCTGGTTCAAGCATATGCTCGGTATTGTCTATGATTATTTTCAATTTGCCTGACAATACACGTATGAATTCGCTTTCCGGATGCCAATGGAGTATCATCCTGTAACGGGGATGCTCTTTTGTTAAAAAATAATATGCCATGGGAAATGCCAGTGTCCCATGTTGCCGTTGTTCCTTGTAAGACAAATAGCGCATTATGATTCCTTCTGGAAAATCTGAATATTATACTATTCTTTCCCAACTATACATCAAGATTGTGGGAAAAATAAAGAGTATCGTAAAATAAGATCGGAGGAATATGCTATGAATGAACAACGAATGATAGGGGGACATCCCACTATAGGTATCAGACCGATAATTGATGCTAGGATTGGGTTCCTCAATGTAAGAGGTTCCTTGGAGAAACAGACAATGCAGATGGCGCAGTCCGCTGCAGCCCTATTCAGGGATAACCTTAGGTATTCTGACGGGACAGCGGTAAAGGTTGTCATCAGTGATACGACAATCGGAAGAGTAGCTGAGGCTGCACGGTGTGCAGAGCAGTTCCGTAGGGAAGGTGTTTCCATTACCCTTTCTGTTACGCCTTGCTGGTGCTATGGTTCAGAGACAATGGACATGGATAAGCATACGATCAAAGGTGTATGGGGGCTCAATGCAACCGAACGTCCCGGTGCTGTCTATCTTGCCTGTGTACTTGCTGCGCATGCCCAGAAAGGCCTTCCGGCTTTCGGCATCTATGGCAAGGATGTACAGGAAGCTGATGATGCGACGATTCCTGATGATGTGAGGGAAAAACTGCTTCGATTCGGAAGAGCGGCAGTGGCAGCAGCTTCCATGCGCGGTGCTTCTTTCCTGCAGATAGGGTCCCAGTGCATGGGCATAGCAGGAAGTGCCATCAACCAGGATTTCTTTGAAGAATACTTGGGCATGAGAGTAGAATCTGTAGATGAGGTTGAGATCCTCCGTCGGATGAAAGAACACATCTATGATGAGAAGGAAGTTAAGCGGGCAATTGCCTGGGCATGGAAAAACTGTCCCATCGGATTCAACAAGAATCCAAAGGAAGTACAGCGCAGTGAGGCAGAAACGAAGGAAGAATTCGAATTCGTTGTCAAGATGGCTGTCATCGTCAAGGATTTGATGAACGGTAACCCGAATCTTCCCAAAGGGCGGGAAGAGGAAATGCTCGGCCATAATGCCATTGCTGCGGGATTCCAGGGACAACGTCAATGGACTGACCATTATCCTGATTGTGATTTCGGTGAAGCCATCCTCAATACGACCTTTGATTGGAACGGTACAAGGGAGCCTTATATACTTGCTACTGAAAATGATACGCTTAACGGTGTCAGCATGTTGTTCATGAAGTTGCTGACGCATAGGGCACAGATGTTCAGTGATGTGAGGACATACTGGAGTGAGGCTTCGGTCCGCAAGGCCACCGGCTACCAGCTGGAAGGGAAAGCCAAGGAAAACGGTGGATTCCTGCATCTGATCAATTCCGGAGCAACTGCCCTTGATGCCTGCGGACTATGTACCGACGAGAAAGGTGAGCCGGTGATGAAACGATGGTATGAGGTGACCGAAGAAGACCAGAAGAAGATGCTTGGCGCAACGACTTGGTGTGAGGCGGACAACGGCTACTTCCGTGGAGGTGGTTTTTCATCCAGGTTCCTTACCGAAGCGCAGATGCCTGCGACGATGATCAGGCTCAATTTGATCAAGGGACTGGGACCTGTGCTGCAGATTGCCGAAGGATGGACCGTAAAGTTGCCCAGGGAAGTCAGTGAATCCCTGTGGAAGCGTACAGACTATACATGGCCGTGTACATGGTTTACACCTCGCTGTGATGGCAAGGACGGTCCGTTCAAGAGTGCCTATGACGTAATGAACAATTGGGGTGCCAACCATGGAGCTATAAGCTATGGGCACATCGGTGCTGATCTCATAACCCTTTGCTCAATACTGCGTATTCCTGTCTGTATGCATAATGTTCCACAGGAGGATATCTTCCGTCCTGCCTGTTGGAATGCCTTTGGTATGGACAAGGAAGGCCAGGACTACAGGGCGTGCTTGAATTATGGCCCTTTATATAAATAAATAAGAATATATCGATTGAATAAAACTGACGGAATCATATACAATGTGATTCCGTCAGTTGTTTTTTGGAGTTTTCATTTTACTGTTGCAGTATCTTGCTTTTTTTTGTTTGGAAGTTTGTTTCGGGAGTACTTTTCTATTCCATTTCTTATTTTTCTGACAACAATCTGATTAAATTATATAAAATTTACTAAAATTGGAATTTGTTAATATGTCTATTAGTGGCCATATAAAAATGTAATTGCATAAATTTGTCAGATTTTTAGGATAAAAATCATTTTTAATTATATAAAATTTAAATTTTATAATAAAAATCAAAAAAAAATTGACATAATACGATTTCGGGTATAATCTACTTCTAGAAATAGTTCTAAGTCAAAAGGGAGCATTCCAATGAAAAAACATTTTCTCGCGGTAATAGCGGCAGGCCTTATGCTTATGCCTCTATTTGCAAATGGTGAAGGAGAACAATCTGCAAAAGCGTCTTCTTCGGACAAGTGGCCATCACAGACAATTGATATTGTAGTTCCGTTCTCTGCAGGGGGAAATTCTGATTACAATACTCGTACGATAGCCAAGTATCTGAAAGATGAATTGGGACAGTCCATCGTCGTTTCAAATGTCAGTGGCAGTGGTGGCACGATTGGAGCTTCGCAGGTACTGCATGCAAAGTCTGATGGATATACCATCCTTTGCACACAGCTTTCAATGAACATGGCACAGGTTACCGGCATGGTGGATTATGGGTTTGCTGATTTCGGCGGCGGATGTGTATTCTCAAGAAGTGCCGATGAAGTACTGGTAGTCCGTGGTGATTCAAAGTGGAACACCTTCGATGATTTTGTTGCTGATGCAAAAGCCAATCCTGGCAAGCTTAAACTTGCTGCCAATACAGGTGCTTCAACACAGTGGATTGCAGTCGCAATGCTGAATGCAGGTATTCCTCTCAATGTTGTAAGTTCCGGCGGGTCAGGAGAAAGGCTGCAGTTGGTTCTCGGCAAGCATGTTGATATGGTTCCTCTTCCGTTGACGATGGTATCAGATTATGTTGCCAAAGGTGAATTGAAGATCCTTGCAACTGATAGCCCGAAACGTGGAGAGCTGATTCCTGATGTCCCGACATTGCAGGAAAAGGGTGTGGCCTGTGCTTACTACTATGATAATACCTTCCTGTTCCCCAAGGGGACTGACCAGGCTATCGTTGATAAGTTCTCCAAGGCTTGTGAGAAGGTCATTACAACAAACGAAGCTTATCGCAAGGAAATAGCTGCCTACAAGCAGGTTCCGACTTATATGGATCCTTCGGCAACTGCTGAGAGCTATAAGACTCAATTGGCTTCATTGATGAAAATCAAAGATCAGCTTATTGGTAAATAAGCAGAACATCTATAGCGGTCGTGCTTTTCTGAGTTGACCGCTGTAGTTGTCTGTTTTGGATTACAGCTTTTTGGATGTGTATAGATCTGGAAAGCTGTAATTTTCTATCAGAGGAATTTACGGGTTGGATGTATTTTATATTTGTTTATTATATTTTCAACTAGTATTTTAAAAAACACTATTTATATTATTAAAAATCAAAAAAAAGTTGACATATTGATGTTTTGAAGTTACGCTGTATTGAAAGCAAATGGTCATCATGTAATTGTGTCAATATCTATATTTTGTTTTGCATTTCTGTATCATTTGGGAGTATTTGCTCAAATGAGGAACTAGTAGGAAGAATTGATTTCAATCTACCTGCTGCAAGTGGCATTTTGTCTAGGATAAAAAGAAAACTAAATTGGTGTGGGCAGTCACAGTCACTATCAGAGACTGTAAGCATTCAATGGGAGATATGTGTATGAAGGGAAAATATAAAGGGTTGGCAGTAGGGATCATCTTTTTGGTCGTTTCTTTGCTATACATTATCGGTGCAATAAACATAAGGACATTTACACCATTTGGCCATACCGGATTGAATTCAAAGTCAATTCCCCAGACCTTGGGAATATGTATGGCAGTTTTAAGCATTGTAAAGATTGTCAAGGAAGTGAAACTTTTATCCGTATCTACGGTTCCTGACGATGGGAAAAAGAGTGTGGAATATGTTACGCTCTTTGGAAAAAAGGTTCCGAAAATTGCCTATGCTCTTGTCCTGACGGTAGGGCTTATTGCACTTTATATAATTTTTTATCGTCCCATAGGATTCCTTTTATCCTCTATTCTTTTTTTGGTTGCGTTGACATTATTCCTTTGTCCTGTAGAAAAAAGAACTAAAAAGTTGATTTTGTTTGTCATTGTTTTTTCAATCTTATTTTCATGGTTGGTCTATTTTATATTCACAACATATTTCTCAATGGTTCTGCCCAAGGGCATACTTTTCTAGGGGGTAACATAAAATGTTGACAGCTGGTTTAATATCGATTCTGTCGAATCCGATGTGCATAGTGGTCATATTCGTCGGAGTCGTAATGGGCATCATTTTTGGTGCTATTCCCGGATTGACTTGTGTTGCCTGCCTTTCCATGTTCCTGCCTGTGACCTATGTTATGTCTGATGTTATGGGCCTGTCCATGTTGACTGGTATTTATATTGGAGCTACTTCCGGTGGCTTGGTTTCAGCTATTCTGCTTAACATCCCCGGAACTCCTTCTTCCATAGCAACTTGTTTTGACGGGCGTCCGATGGCAATGAAAGGTGAAGCAGGTAAGGCTTTGGGAACTGGAGTACTCAGTTCACTTATAGGTACAATTATCGGTGTCATGGCAATGATTCTCATTGCACCGACTCTGGCCAAGCTTACCATTCAATTCGGACCTTGGGAGTATTTTGCAGTAACGGTCCTTGCTTTGACACTCATAGCTTCCCTTTGTGGTGACTCAGTCCTTGTCGGTGTAATAAGTGCATTGCTGGGAATGATGTTTGCTACAGTAGGATTGGCTCCGATTGACAGTGCTCATCGTTTTACTTTCGGTTCTTTGAATTTGACGTCAGGTTTTAGCCTTTTGCCTGTATTGGTCGGATTATATGCAATCAGTGAGGTGATGAAGGCTGCAATCAAAAGAGCAGAAAAAGCTGATATTGTCTCTGATTTCAAGATCAAGGGTTTCGGATTATCCTTGAAAGAGGCAAAGAGCCAGCTCGGCAACTGGATTCGTTCCAGTTTGATCGGATTGGGCGTCGGAATCCTACCGGGCATCGGTGGTTCTTCGGCAAATATCATTGCTTATTCAGTAGCAAAGAACAGTTCCAAGCATCCTGAGAAATATGGTACTGGTATCATTGACGGTGTTTGTGCAACTGAAAGTTCAAATAATGCCAGCATCGGAGGAGCCATGATTCCTCTCCTTACCCTAGGTATTCCAGGTGATGGCTCTACTGCTATTCTCCTTGGTGGATTCATGTTGCATGGCCTGACACCGGGACCTATGCTATTCCAGACAGATGGTGCGACCATGTATGGCATCTTTGCTTCAATGATATTGGCAGCAATCATGATGGCTGTGGTTATGTATTTCGGTATGAGAGGGTTTGTAAAAATCCTCAAGGTTCCTCCTTATTTACTTTACCCGGTTATTGTCGTGCTTTGTTTTGTCGGTGCATTTGCAATCAACAATAGAGTATTTGATGTGCTCTGCCTGTTGTTATTCGGTGTGCTTGGCTTTGCAATGAGAAGCTTGGATGTACCACTGCCACCGTTTATCCTTGGGTTTATTTTGGAAAATGCATTTGAGACCAATCTGCGCAGAGGATTGCAGTATGCAAATGGTAATTTCTTTGAGATTTTCCAAAGACCAATTGCTGTCGGATTGCTGGCATTTTCCATTATATTCCTTGTTGTAACCTTGGTTCGTGGAAATAAAAAGAAAGCAAAGGCATGTACGGTCGAAACCGGTTGTGATGCTTGTTAATGGTAATAAGATTTAGAGAGAGGAAGAAAAAATGTTCAATACTCCAAAAGTAACTGATATGAAGGTAATTCCCGTTGCTGGATATGACAGTATGCTACTGTCTCTCAGTGGGGCACATTATCCATATTTTACAAGAAACATCGTAATTTTGACTGATGACAGCGGTCATACCGGAATCGGCGAAGTACACGGTGGAAAGAGAATCACCCAAAGTCTTCAGGCCTGTGTGCCTGAAGTGGTTGGCAAACCGATCGGAGCCTATAGGAATATCATCAGCAAGCTGCGAAGGATACACGACTGTGGTTGCAAGGACAGCGATGGATTGCAGAATTTGGATTTGTGCAAACTTGCTGATGTCGTACACTTTGAAACAGCTATTGAATGTGCTCTCTTGGACTTGATGGGGCAGTTCATGGATGTCCCCGTATGTGAACTTCTGGGTGATGGCAAACAAAGAGATGATGTAGTCGTATTGGGATATCTTTTCTATCAGGCAGATTCCAAGAAAACTGATTTGCCATATATCCATGAGAAAAAATGCGGAAATCCTTGGTTTGATGTCAGAAGAAATACGTATATGACCAGTGACTCGATAGTAGAACAAGCCCAGGCCTTGCAAGAATACTATGGTTTCAAGGATTTTAAGCTGAAGGGTGGAGTTTTTTCTGGTGAAGAAGAAATGGAAGCTGTCGAAAAATTGGCCAAGACTTTTCCCGATGCAAGAATCAATATCGATCCCAATGGGGCTTGGAAGCTGGAACAGGCAATTGATCTCTGTAAGGGCAGTTCGCTTACCTATGCTGAAGATCCCTGCGGTACTGAATGCGGCTATTCAGGCAGAGAAACAATGGCAGAATTCAAGGAAGCGACAGGAATTCCGACGGCTACCAATATGATTGCTACGGATTGGAGACAATTCAAGCATGCAATTGTAGAAAAGTCAGTTGATATCGTACTTGCAGATCCTCATTTCTGGCTGATGTCCGGTTCTGTCAGGATTGCACAGGTTCTGAACGATTGGAAGCTTACCTGGGGATGCCATTCCAACAATCATTTTGATGTTTCCTTGGCAATATTTGCCCAGTGTGCCGCTGCCTGTCCTGGTAACATCACAGCTATGGATACACACTGGATTTGGCAGGATGGACAGTACCTGACTAAAAATCCGTATCAGATAAAAGAAGGTAAGATCCATATTCCTGATGCTCCTGGTCTTGGACTTGATATAGACATGGATGCAATCATGAAGGCGAATGAACTGTATGAAAGTCTGTCATTTGCAGATCGGAATGATGCCTTGGGTATGCAATATCTTATACCTGGTTGGAAATTTGATTCCAAGCTGCCTTGCCTCGTGCGATAAGGATATATCCTTTTTGGCCTGACAAACAATTTCTTTGATTGGTTGGTGAGATAAGGGCAAGTGTATTGGTTTTTTAATAAAATATAATAGAATTATAAATATATGATTTTTTATATTATTATATAAAGTATTAAGATAATAAACTGGAAATTAACTTGATAATTCAAAATAAATTTTAAGTTGTTACCCAGTATGTATTGGTTGTGACTGAAGGAAGGAGTGCATGATGTCACCAAAAGTTATTGATATGCAGGTTTATCCCGTTGCGGGGCACGATTCAATGTTGTTGAATCTCAGTGGTGCCCATGGCCCATTCTTTACCCGTAATGTGGTGATTCTGACAGATGATGCCGGACACACCGGAGTAGGTGAGGTTCCTGGTGGACAAAAAATCACGAAAGCTTTGGAAGAAGCCAAGAGCCTTATCGTTGGGTCGGCAATCGGTGACTATAAGAATACGCTGCTGAAGGTCAAGGACTCAATTCAGAGTGAGAATGATGTAAGGGGTGACCAGACCTATGACCTTCGTACCGGAGTACATGTACTTACGGCAGTGGAAGCTCCCTTGCTGGATTTGCTGGGCCAGTATCTTGGTGTACCTGTAGCATCCCTTTTAGGTGATGGCATGGTAAGAAGAAAGGTAAAAGTACTTGGCTACCTCTTTTTTGTAGGGGACAGGAACAAGACTGATCTTCCATATTGCAATGAACAGGACAGCGATGTCGAATGGTATAGGCTTCGAAGGGAAGAAGCCATGACTCCTGAGAAAATCGTGGCACTGGCGAAAGCAAGCAAGAGTCTCTATGGGTTCAAGGATTTCAAGCTCAAGGGTGGTGTCCTCAAAGGTGAGGAAGAGATGGAATGCATCATTGCCCTGAAGAAGGAATTTCCTGATGCACGTATTACTCTTGATCCGAATGGTGGTTGGTTACTTAAGGATGCCATAAGGCTCTGCAAGGATAAACATGGAATTCTTACGTATTGCGAAGATCCTTGTGGTGCTGAGGAAGGATATTCCGGACGTGAAATCATGGCTGAATTCCGCAGGGCAACAGGATTGCCTACGGCAACGAACATGATTGATACCGATTGGAGACAGATGCAGCATGCCATAGCGCAGAATGCAGTGGATATTCCTTTGGCAGATCCGCATTTCTGGACTATGGAAGGTTCTGTAAGGGTTGCTCAGCTCTGCAATGATTTTGGGCTTACCTGGGGCTGCCATTCAAATAATCATTTTGATATTTCCTTGGCGATGATTGCCCATTGTGGAGCTGCAGCTCCTGGGAATCCGACTGCACTGGATACCCATTGGATCTGGCAGGAAGGCGAGGAAAGACTTACCAAAGAACCTCCTCGGATTGAAAATGGTTGTCTGACGATTACCGACAAACCGGGACTTGGAATTGACGTTGATATGGATAGGATTATTGCAGCAAACGACCTTTATAAGAAACATTGCCTTGGGGCAAGAAATGATGCTGCAGCAATGCAATATCTGGTACCAGGATGGAAATTTAATGCAAAGCGTCCATGCTTGGTACGTTGAAAATAGCCAAAAAATCTAAATTTTAAGGAGAAACAACATGAAGATTGGATTCATTGGACTTGGTATCATGGGCAAACCCATGGTAAAGAACCTGCTGAAGGCAGGCTATGAAGTTGTCGTATATGACATCATAAAAGAAAATGTTGACCAGATGATTGCTGCCGGAGCTTCTTCCGGCAAGAGTGCCGCCGAGATAGCAGCCAGTTGTCCTGTAGTCATCACCATGTTGCCGAATTCACCTCATGTGAAGACCGTAGTCTTGGGCAAGGACGGCGTTCTGGAAGGTGCAAAGCCCGGCCTCAAGTATATTGACATGAGTTCCATTGCTCCTCTGGCAAGCCAGGAAGTTGGGAAGGCCTGTGCGGCAAAGGGCGTGCGCATGCTTGATGCTCCTGTTTCCGGCGGAGAGCCGAAGGCAATAGACGGGACCATGTCGATCATGGTCGGCGGTGACAAGGACCTGTTCGAGGAAGTCAAGCCGATCTTCGAGGTACTGGGCGGGTCATACGTGCTCTGTGGCTCGATCGGGGCCGGCAATACGACAAAGCTTGCAAACCAGATGATCGTTGCAGGCAATATTGCAATCCTGGCCGAAGCCCTTACCTTGGCCAAGAAGGCTGGTGTTGATCCCCAGACTGTGTTCGAAGCCATCAGAGGTGGCCTTGCCGGTTCGACTGTGATGAATGCAAAGGCACCCATGATGATTGCAGGGGATTTCAAGCCTGGCTTCAAGATTGACCTGCACATCAAGGACCTGAACAATGCCATTGAGACCGGACATGGTATCGGTTCCCCCATGCCGCTGACCGTTGAGGTACAGGAGATGCTTGAGAACCTTCACTTTGAGGGCAAGGGCCAGCATGACCACAGCGGTTTGGCTGAGTACTATGCGAAAGTATCCGGTACAAAAATCGGCAAGTAAGGAATGAATACAATGGACACGGATTTCTTCAAAGGTATCATCGTACCGATCTTGACTCCAATGACTGATGACGAGCGTATTGATGCTGAAAGGTTGTGCAGGCAGGTAGACTTTGTTATTGATGGCGGAGTCTCCGGTATCCTGCTGTTTGGCAGCAACGGAGAATTCTACGTCATGGAGGAAAGCGAGATTGAGCAGTCTCTTGGACTCGTTGTAGAACATGTAGCGGGACGTGTACCCGTATACATGGGAATCGGAGCAATCAGG
This region includes:
- a CDS encoding IS110 family transposase, whose protein sequence is MANGMEEGTERLDVGVDLHKTQVTICVLADGDEERPVEEKAYVTRGHDGLGQLAARLHGLQEAYGCPVRLAVETTGNARYFKNRFEKEGFAVTVVNTNRFKVISESTSKNDRNDARTLAYYLYKDMLPQSHLCDQQSEEARRLLKARSILVSTQVKVKNQVHGMMLGYGVDTRHSQLQSKRKRQGLLKDLEDHGFTQTAAASLKLLFGIIDDLAEQIKAVEKQLAETAGENEDVALLRTVPGIGAVTAMTIAAYAGDLQGRFGGDFRKFASYAGLVPSVHNSNDTVLLGRITKHGPQMLRTALVQATMGMLRLSKKTGSWRLMVAYRRMKETKGSGKSIIATTRKLARVIFAILNSRRPFDESLMVREVGGSLSAEEVIGA
- a CDS encoding AraC family transcriptional regulator, producing the protein MRYLSYKEQRQHGTLAFPMAYYFLTKEHPRYRMILHWHPESEFIRVLSGKLKIIIDNTEHMLEPGTLLYVPGGCLHSGHPLGCCYECLVFDLRLLQKDTNACTAKIGEFLSKERQVWTELPIDEDFQHSVDLLFQAMSHRREGYEFLALGSLYTIFGLIIRKKFYTEQKMTKLIAARKLGKFKKVLQFIEENYSDQLTLATLAELAGMDSKYFCTFFKQMTGRPPIDYLNAYRIECACEQFATTSFSIIDVAYNVGFHDASYFTKTFRKYKGVCPREYLSKQQHSRQQAI
- a CDS encoding L-fucose isomerase, yielding MNEQRMIGGHPTIGIRPIIDARIGFLNVRGSLEKQTMQMAQSAAALFRDNLRYSDGTAVKVVISDTTIGRVAEAARCAEQFRREGVSITLSVTPCWCYGSETMDMDKHTIKGVWGLNATERPGAVYLACVLAAHAQKGLPAFGIYGKDVQEADDATIPDDVREKLLRFGRAAVAAASMRGASFLQIGSQCMGIAGSAINQDFFEEYLGMRVESVDEVEILRRMKEHIYDEKEVKRAIAWAWKNCPIGFNKNPKEVQRSEAETKEEFEFVVKMAVIVKDLMNGNPNLPKGREEEMLGHNAIAAGFQGQRQWTDHYPDCDFGEAILNTTFDWNGTREPYILATENDTLNGVSMLFMKLLTHRAQMFSDVRTYWSEASVRKATGYQLEGKAKENGGFLHLINSGATALDACGLCTDEKGEPVMKRWYEVTEEDQKKMLGATTWCEADNGYFRGGGFSSRFLTEAQMPATMIRLNLIKGLGPVLQIAEGWTVKLPREVSESLWKRTDYTWPCTWFTPRCDGKDGPFKSAYDVMNNWGANHGAISYGHIGADLITLCSILRIPVCMHNVPQEDIFRPACWNAFGMDKEGQDYRACLNYGPLYK
- a CDS encoding tripartite tricarboxylate transporter substrate binding protein, whose translation is MKKHFLAVIAAGLMLMPLFANGEGEQSAKASSSDKWPSQTIDIVVPFSAGGNSDYNTRTIAKYLKDELGQSIVVSNVSGSGGTIGASQVLHAKSDGYTILCTQLSMNMAQVTGMVDYGFADFGGGCVFSRSADEVLVVRGDSKWNTFDDFVADAKANPGKLKLAANTGASTQWIAVAMLNAGIPLNVVSSGGSGERLQLVLGKHVDMVPLPLTMVSDYVAKGELKILATDSPKRGELIPDVPTLQEKGVACAYYYDNTFLFPKGTDQAIVDKFSKACEKVITTNEAYRKEIAAYKQVPTYMDPSATAESYKTQLASLMKIKDQLIGK
- a CDS encoding tripartite tricarboxylate transporter TctB family protein; this translates as MKGKYKGLAVGIIFLVVSLLYIIGAINIRTFTPFGHTGLNSKSIPQTLGICMAVLSIVKIVKEVKLLSVSTVPDDGKKSVEYVTLFGKKVPKIAYALVLTVGLIALYIIFYRPIGFLLSSILFLVALTLFLCPVEKRTKKLILFVIVFSILFSWLVYFIFTTYFSMVLPKGILF
- a CDS encoding tripartite tricarboxylate transporter permease; translation: MCIVVIFVGVVMGIIFGAIPGLTCVACLSMFLPVTYVMSDVMGLSMLTGIYIGATSGGLVSAILLNIPGTPSSIATCFDGRPMAMKGEAGKALGTGVLSSLIGTIIGVMAMILIAPTLAKLTIQFGPWEYFAVTVLALTLIASLCGDSVLVGVISALLGMMFATVGLAPIDSAHRFTFGSLNLTSGFSLLPVLVGLYAISEVMKAAIKRAEKADIVSDFKIKGFGLSLKEAKSQLGNWIRSSLIGLGVGILPGIGGSSANIIAYSVAKNSSKHPEKYGTGIIDGVCATESSNNASIGGAMIPLLTLGIPGDGSTAILLGGFMLHGLTPGPMLFQTDGATMYGIFASMILAAIMMAVVMYFGMRGFVKILKVPPYLLYPVIVVLCFVGAFAINNRVFDVLCLLLFGVLGFAMRSLDVPLPPFILGFILENAFETNLRRGLQYANGNFFEIFQRPIAVGLLAFSIIFLVVTLVRGNKKKAKACTVETGCDAC
- a CDS encoding glucarate dehydratase, which produces MFNTPKVTDMKVIPVAGYDSMLLSLSGAHYPYFTRNIVILTDDSGHTGIGEVHGGKRITQSLQACVPEVVGKPIGAYRNIISKLRRIHDCGCKDSDGLQNLDLCKLADVVHFETAIECALLDLMGQFMDVPVCELLGDGKQRDDVVVLGYLFYQADSKKTDLPYIHEKKCGNPWFDVRRNTYMTSDSIVEQAQALQEYYGFKDFKLKGGVFSGEEEMEAVEKLAKTFPDARINIDPNGAWKLEQAIDLCKGSSLTYAEDPCGTECGYSGRETMAEFKEATGIPTATNMIATDWRQFKHAIVEKSVDIVLADPHFWLMSGSVRIAQVLNDWKLTWGCHSNNHFDVSLAIFAQCAAACPGNITAMDTHWIWQDGQYLTKNPYQIKEGKIHIPDAPGLGLDIDMDAIMKANELYESLSFADRNDALGMQYLIPGWKFDSKLPCLVR